The DNA window AGGAACGGGATTATGAAGACGAGGACTGCAAGCACTACGTACCGCAGGAAGCTGAGCCTGGCGCCGAGCCTATTTGATAGATATATCTTTTTCACTGGTACCGGCAGCCTGTAGAGCATATCCTGGAGCCCGCCCACCGGGCATATCCACCCGCAGGACCCCCTCCCGAAGGTGCTCCCCACGGCGCCCAGGATGCCGAGGGTGAAGAAGGGGACCCGCCGGATGACTGCAAAGTGTTGCAGGGTGCCGATCGGGCACGCGAAATTGGCGGCCGGACACGCATAGCAGTTCAGGGTCGGGCAGGGGATGTATTTGAGGAATTTAAAAAAATACGAGTTCGCCAGGATGAAGCCGAGCGCCTGCCAGAGAGCCCTTCTGCTCCTGCTTCTACCCCTGTTTTCGCTCCTGCTCCTGACCATGTTCCTGCTCCCCCGCTCCTGCTCACGTTCATGTTCATGCTTATACTCATGCTCATACGCATGCCTTTAGGATTTTTCTTACCGCGCATAACCCCAGGGACTGATCTGCCACTTAAGCTACTACCTT is part of the Bacillota bacterium genome and encodes:
- a CDS encoding 4Fe-4S binding protein; the protein is MVRSRSENRGRSRSRRALWQALGFILANSYFFKFLKYIPCPTLNCYACPAANFACPIGTLQHFAVIRRVPFFTLGILGAVGSTFGRGSCGWICPVGGLQDMLYRLPVPVKKIYLSNRLGARLSFLRYVVLAVLVFIIPFLTLEPWFSKLCFVGTLEAGIPLALGNQQIRALIGPFFWLKIGITAALLGLMLFMKRPFCRFICPLGAIYSPFNKVAPGFAITIRPDLCTDCGECTRACPMDLDVPREVNGLNCIRCRECVGLCKALSP